A single window of Candidatus Methanomethylicota archaeon DNA harbors:
- the carB gene encoding carbamoyl-phosphate synthase large subunit, with translation MPRRNDIEKIMVIGSGPIIIGQAAEFDYSGSQACKALREEGYKVILVNSNPATIMTDPDMADVIYIEPLEANIVANIIEKERPDALLPTLGGQTGLNLAIQLDEMGILKKYGVELIGAKADAIRKAEDRELFKQCMLKIGLEVPRSKAVYSVEEALEFVEEIGYPAIIRVAFTLGGTGGGIAYNKEELKEIVSRGLKLSLIGQVLVEESVIGWKEYELEVMRDLADNVVIICPIENFDPMGIHTGDSITVAPAQTLTDYEYQQLRDAAIKIIREIGVETGGSNIQFAVNPKNGRILAIEMNPRVSRSSALASKATGFPIAKIAAKLAVGYTLDEIPNDITKETMASFEPTIDYVVVKVPRFAFEKFPTANRILGTQMKSVGEVMAIGRTFEEALQKALRALEIGRHGLGCDGKDKNPSREEIIYKLKFPSDDRIFYIKYAIEQGFSIEEIYNLTYIDPWFLNKIKNIVEFEKMLKELAKKYSFEEIPSEIIKEAKRLGFSDKQLAYIFKTSEKNIRTIRKSKGIIPVYKMVDTCAAEFEAKTPYYYSTYEDENEAIPTKRKKIMIIGSGPNRIGQGIEFDYCCVHAVFSLKEEGYETIMVNCNPETVSTDYDTSDRLYFEPITIEDVMNIYENEKPEGVMIQFGGQTPLNISKELEEYGAKILGTSVDSIDIAEDRKRFSKLINELGIPQPPNGIAFTIEEAKEVARKLGYPVLVRPSYVLGGRAMEIVYDEEMLEEFISKAIEVNPGKPVLIDKFLEHAIEVEVDALCDGEEVYIGGIMEHIEEAGVHSGDSACVLPPISLPKNIVDTIVDYTKKIALALKVIGLINIQYAVKDGIVYILEANPRASRTVPFVSKATGVPLAKIAAKLMIGKKLKELNLKENLYPKHISVKESVFPFIKLPGVDPVLGPEMKSTGEVMGIDYDFGLAYYKAELAAGMKLPISGNILISVKDEDKPSIVNIAKNFSEIGFKIYATEGTAKFLKENGIEAEIVQKIGQGRPDVIDMIINNKFDLIINTPSGKRGKTSGYMIRRMAVERNIPYITTIPGAMATVNAIKAIRNGKLTVKSLNEYHNEHRQVY, from the coding sequence ATGCCTAGGAGAAATGATATAGAGAAAATTATGGTAATAGGCTCAGGTCCAATAATTATAGGACAAGCTGCAGAATTTGATTATTCTGGTAGTCAAGCATGTAAAGCTCTTAGAGAAGAAGGGTATAAGGTAATATTAGTAAATTCAAATCCTGCAACAATAATGACAGATCCTGATATGGCTGATGTAATATATATTGAACCACTTGAAGCAAATATTGTTGCAAATATAATTGAAAAAGAAAGACCTGATGCTTTACTTCCTACATTAGGTGGTCAAACAGGATTAAATCTTGCAATACAACTTGATGAAATGGGTATTCTTAAAAAATATGGTGTTGAGCTTATAGGAGCAAAAGCAGATGCAATAAGAAAAGCAGAAGATAGAGAATTATTTAAACAATGTATGCTTAAAATAGGACTTGAAGTTCCAAGGAGTAAAGCAGTTTATAGTGTTGAAGAAGCTTTAGAATTTGTAGAAGAAATAGGCTATCCTGCTATTATTCGAGTAGCTTTTACCTTAGGAGGTACTGGTGGAGGTATAGCTTATAATAAAGAAGAATTAAAGGAAATTGTTTCAAGAGGATTGAAACTTTCATTAATAGGTCAAGTATTAGTTGAAGAGAGTGTAATTGGATGGAAGGAATATGAACTTGAAGTTATGAGAGATTTAGCAGATAATGTAGTTATAATATGTCCAATAGAAAACTTTGATCCTATGGGTATACATACTGGTGATAGTATAACTGTTGCTCCTGCTCAAACTCTTACAGATTATGAATATCAACAATTGAGAGATGCTGCTATTAAAATAATTAGAGAAATAGGTGTAGAAACTGGAGGAAGTAATATTCAATTTGCAGTAAATCCAAAAAATGGTAGAATATTAGCTATAGAAATGAATCCAAGAGTTAGTAGATCATCAGCTCTTGCATCAAAAGCTACAGGATTTCCTATAGCAAAAATAGCAGCAAAATTAGCAGTTGGATATACACTTGATGAAATTCCTAATGATATTACTAAAGAAACTATGGCAAGTTTTGAACCAACAATTGACTATGTTGTAGTTAAAGTGCCTAGATTTGCTTTTGAAAAATTTCCAACAGCTAATAGAATTCTTGGCACTCAAATGAAGAGTGTTGGAGAAGTTATGGCCATAGGTAGAACTTTTGAAGAGGCTCTTCAAAAAGCTTTAAGAGCTTTAGAAATAGGAAGACATGGTCTTGGATGTGATGGAAAGGATAAGAATCCAAGTAGAGAAGAAATAATTTATAAATTAAAATTCCCATCAGATGATAGAATTTTCTATATAAAATATGCTATAGAACAAGGATTTTCTATAGAAGAAATTTATAATTTAACTTATATTGATCCATGGTTTTTAAATAAAATAAAGAATATTGTAGAATTTGAAAAAATGTTAAAAGAATTGGCTAAAAAGTATTCATTTGAAGAAATTCCTTCAGAAATTATAAAAGAAGCTAAAAGACTTGGTTTTTCTGATAAACAATTAGCCTATATATTTAAAACAAGTGAGAAAAATATTAGAACAATAAGAAAATCCAAAGGCATTATTCCAGTTTATAAAATGGTTGACACATGTGCAGCAGAATTTGAAGCTAAAACACCTTATTACTATTCAACCTATGAAGATGAAAATGAAGCTATTCCAACTAAAAGAAAGAAAATAATGATTATAGGATCTGGTCCTAATAGAATAGGACAAGGTATAGAATTTGATTATTGTTGTGTTCATGCAGTATTTAGTTTAAAAGAAGAAGGTTATGAAACAATAATGGTTAATTGTAATCCAGAAACAGTATCTACTGACTATGATACTTCAGATAGATTATACTTTGAACCAATAACTATTGAAGATGTAATGAATATATATGAAAATGAAAAACCGGAAGGTGTAATGATACAATTTGGAGGTCAAACACCTTTAAATATCTCTAAAGAACTTGAAGAATATGGTGCTAAAATTCTAGGCACTTCTGTGGATTCAATTGATATTGCTGAAGATAGAAAACGATTTAGTAAATTAATAAATGAACTTGGAATTCCCCAACCTCCTAATGGTATAGCATTTACAATTGAAGAAGCAAAAGAAGTTGCAAGAAAATTAGGATATCCTGTACTTGTTAGACCTAGTTATGTCCTAGGTGGAAGGGCAATGGAAATAGTTTATGATGAAGAAATGCTTGAAGAATTTATATCAAAAGCTATAGAAGTAAATCCTGGAAAACCAGTATTAATAGACAAATTCTTAGAACATGCTATAGAAGTAGAAGTTGATGCTTTGTGTGATGGAGAAGAGGTGTATATAGGAGGAATAATGGAACATATAGAAGAAGCTGGAGTTCATAGTGGAGATTCTGCTTGTGTATTACCTCCAATATCTCTTCCAAAAAATATAGTAGATACAATTGTAGATTATACTAAAAAAATTGCATTAGCATTAAAGGTAATTGGTTTAATAAATATTCAATATGCTGTTAAAGATGGAATAGTCTATATATTAGAAGCTAATCCAAGAGCAAGTAGAACTGTACCATTTGTTAGTAAAGCTACAGGAGTTCCATTAGCAAAAATAGCAGCAAAATTAATGATTGGTAAAAAATTAAAAGAGTTAAATCTAAAAGAGAATTTATATCCAAAACATATTTCTGTTAAAGAATCTGTATTTCCTTTTATTAAACTTCCTGGTGTTGATCCTGTTTTAGGACCAGAAATGAAATCTACAGGAGAAGTTATGGGAATAGATTATGATTTTGGTTTAGCATATTATAAAGCTGAATTAGCTGCTGGTATGAAACTTCCTATTAGTGGAAATATACTAATAAGTGTTAAGGATGAAGATAAGCCAAGTATTGTTAATATTGCAAAAAATTTCTCAGAAATAGGATTTAAAATATATGCAACTGAAGGAACTGCAAAATTTCTTAAAGAAAATGGAATTGAAGCTGAAATAGTACAAAAAATTGGTCAAGGAAGGCCTGATGTAATTGACATGATAATAAATAATAAATTTGATCTCATAATAAATACTCCTAGTGGAAAAAGAGGTAAAACTTCAGGATATATGATTAGAAGAATGGCAGTGGAACGTAATATTCCTTATATTACTACAATACCAGGGGCTATGGCCACAGTAAATGCTATAAAAGCCATAAGGAATGGAAAATTAACTGTCAAATCACTTAATGAATATCATAATGAACATCGTCAAGTTTATTAA
- a CDS encoding cyclophilin-like fold protein codes for MIEKIPIEIIFKDFKCDGELVRIFAPRTIEALIKIMPITSNIFLQERFVYFKVPLEMSFEKPRLNAQVGDIMYWPVGKAICLFHSECKLSYQMNLIGKITNGLEYLKKLERGQWLKFSIKY; via the coding sequence TTGATTGAAAAAATTCCAATTGAAATAATTTTTAAAGATTTTAAATGTGATGGTGAACTTGTAAGGATATTTGCACCAAGAACAATAGAAGCTTTAATTAAAATAATGCCAATAACTTCAAATATATTTTTACAAGAAAGATTTGTTTATTTTAAAGTGCCTTTAGAAATGAGTTTTGAAAAACCTAGATTAAATGCTCAAGTAGGCGATATTATGTATTGGCCAGTTGGAAAAGCTATTTGTCTTTTTCATTCAGAATGTAAATTATCTTATCAAATGAATCTTATTGGAAAAATAACTAATGGATTAGAATATTTAAAAAAATTAGAGCGTGGACAATGGTTAAAATTTTCAATTAAATATTAA
- the larC gene encoding nickel pincer cofactor biosynthesis protein LarC: MRIVILDPAIAGASGDKILSALVDLGGEKLKLELERKIENILGNKSFYFIKSESHGFSGVKVVNNLANLKCNNLLRTLENFSKEFQLGEWGRNFVNEVLSLILNSEREVHEREELHELSNLDFVLELVCIAKAIEILGIDGAQFFTTPIKVGIGWTICEHGTIPLPAPVTLNILKNSNLPIILSNEKEEFTTPTGAAIIAVLTKGKTSLPIFSINSIGVGIGERDFGIPNIMRILLSNEIVNEIINVIECNIDDISGEILGWFEEKLRGKVEDICFLPALMKKGRPGHVVRVVVKPEYQKEVVTTIMKELGSWGVKIFTCNRVRVNKEIFEEIVKIKNNDYKVRVKMNKDIKRIKLEYEDVKEIAKKEGISLREVIDEIMKKINQKYSFEL, from the coding sequence TTGCGAATTGTTATACTAGATCCTGCAATAGCAGGTGCTTCTGGTGATAAAATATTATCAGCTTTAGTTGATTTAGGAGGGGAAAAATTAAAATTAGAATTAGAAAGAAAAATTGAAAATATTTTAGGAAATAAGTCTTTTTATTTTATTAAAAGTGAAAGTCATGGATTTTCAGGAGTTAAAGTAGTAAATAATTTAGCTAATCTAAAATGTAATAATTTATTAAGAACTTTAGAGAATTTTTCCAAGGAATTTCAATTAGGAGAATGGGGAAGAAATTTCGTAAATGAAGTATTATCTTTAATATTAAATTCAGAAAGAGAAGTACATGAAAGAGAAGAACTTCATGAACTTAGTAATTTAGATTTTGTATTAGAATTAGTTTGTATAGCAAAAGCAATAGAGATACTTGGAATAGATGGTGCTCAATTTTTTACAACACCTATTAAAGTTGGTATTGGCTGGACTATTTGTGAACATGGAACCATACCCTTACCTGCTCCTGTTACATTAAATATATTAAAGAATTCAAATTTACCAATAATTTTATCAAATGAAAAAGAAGAATTTACAACTCCTACTGGTGCTGCAATAATTGCAGTATTAACTAAAGGGAAGACCTCTCTTCCAATATTCTCTATTAATTCAATAGGTGTTGGAATTGGAGAAAGGGATTTTGGAATTCCGAATATAATGCGTATATTATTAAGCAACGAAATAGTAAATGAAATAATAAATGTGATAGAATGCAATATAGATGATATTAGTGGAGAAATTCTTGGATGGTTTGAGGAAAAATTAAGAGGAAAAGTTGAAGATATTTGTTTTTTACCAGCATTAATGAAAAAAGGAAGACCAGGTCATGTGGTAAGAGTTGTTGTAAAACCAGAATATCAAAAAGAAGTTGTAACCACTATTATGAAAGAATTAGGAAGTTGGGGGGTAAAAATATTTACATGTAATAGAGTAAGAGTAAATAAAGAAATATTTGAAGAAATTGTAAAAATTAAAAATAATGACTATAAAGTAAGAGTAAAAATGAATAAAGATATTAAGAGAATAAAATTAGAATATGAAGATGTTAAAGAAATTGCAAAAAAAGAAGGAATTTCTCTTAGAGAAGTTATTGATGAAATAATGAAAAAAATAAATCAAAAATATAGTTTTGAATTATAA
- a CDS encoding inositol-3-phosphate synthase codes for MSIKVAIIGVGNCASALVQGVFYYKNAEGNVPGLLNIKLGKYHVKDIEFVTAFDIDENKVGKDLSEAIFSWPNNTRKFCEVPKLGVKVKKGPVMDGLGKYLKNVIKISNEPPVDVAKELKDSGAEIVVNYLPVGSEQAVRWYANEAIKADCAFVNCMPVFIASDPEWQRKFYEKGLPVAGDDVMSQIGATVLHKTLVKLLVDRGIKILESYQLNIGGDTDFLNMLEEERLVSKRISKTSAVKAMIPYDVPLRIGPSDYVPFLENKKICYIYIKGEYFGGTPVQIDVKLDVWDAPNSAGVVIDVIRACKIALDRGISGPLISASAFAFKHPPQQMPYELAKKCFEEFIEGKRER; via the coding sequence ATGAGTATTAAAGTAGCAATTATTGGTGTTGGTAATTGTGCTTCAGCTTTAGTACAAGGTGTATTTTATTATAAAAATGCTGAAGGTAATGTTCCAGGATTATTAAATATTAAATTAGGAAAATATCATGTAAAAGATATAGAATTTGTAACAGCTTTTGATATTGATGAAAATAAAGTTGGAAAAGATTTATCTGAAGCAATATTTTCATGGCCAAATAATACTAGAAAATTTTGTGAAGTTCCAAAACTTGGAGTAAAAGTAAAAAAAGGACCTGTAATGGATGGTCTTGGAAAATATTTAAAAAATGTTATAAAAATTAGTAATGAGCCACCTGTAGATGTAGCAAAAGAGCTTAAGGATTCAGGAGCAGAAATTGTAGTAAATTATCTTCCTGTAGGTTCAGAACAAGCAGTTAGATGGTATGCTAATGAAGCTATAAAAGCAGATTGTGCTTTTGTCAATTGTATGCCAGTTTTTATAGCTTCAGATCCTGAATGGCAAAGAAAATTCTATGAAAAAGGACTTCCTGTTGCAGGAGATGATGTAATGAGTCAAATAGGAGCTACTGTATTACATAAAACATTAGTAAAACTTTTAGTTGATAGAGGAATTAAAATTTTAGAAAGTTATCAACTCAATATAGGTGGAGATACAGATTTTTTAAATATGCTTGAAGAAGAAAGATTAGTCTCAAAACGAATAAGTAAAACTTCAGCAGTTAAAGCTATGATACCATATGATGTTCCATTAAGAATTGGACCTTCAGATTACGTACCTTTCTTAGAAAATAAGAAAATATGTTATATATACATTAAGGGAGAATATTTTGGAGGTACACCTGTACAAATTGATGTTAAATTAGATGTTTGGGATGCACCAAATAGTGCTGGTGTAGTCATTGATGTTATAAGAGCTTGTAAAATTGCATTAGATAGAGGAATCTCTGGACCTTTAATAAGTGCTTCAGCTTTTGCTTTTAAACATCCTCCACAACAAATGCCATATGAATTAGCAAAAAAATGTTTTGAAGAATTTATAGAAGGTAAAAGAGAAAGATAA
- a CDS encoding cren protein yields the protein MEPSKKLRVVDIKDLARLVASTISMGQPIYLLHFIHNEKHYYGVLGVYNNYYDKYGLPLFYYYESDKPFNGKYLLVKMDEKEEIIFSEGIKPGWIAVPIINLKEKPEFINI from the coding sequence ATGGAGCCTTCAAAAAAATTAAGAGTTGTTGATATTAAGGATCTTGCAAGACTTGTAGCTTCAACAATTTCAATGGGTCAGCCAATATATCTATTACATTTTATTCATAATGAAAAGCATTATTATGGAGTATTAGGAGTATATAATAATTATTATGATAAATATGGATTACCACTTTTCTACTATTATGAAAGTGATAAACCATTTAATGGTAAATATTTATTAGTTAAAATGGATGAAAAAGAAGAAATAATATTTTCTGAAGGCATTAAACCTGGTTGGATAGCAGTACCAATAATTAATTTAAAAGAAAAACCAGAATTCATTAATATTTAA
- a CDS encoding aspartate aminotransferase family protein — MNEDINEIIEVSNKYLSKMYKRYYPFIPERAFDDIIYSIDGTAYIDLYGGISIANIGWSNPKVIKAVEEQLNKFFHMPSVYYLKHTARLAKKLAELSPGRCLTKCFFLNSGSEAVETAIAISKRVKKKPYIISLHRSFHGKTYYAVSLTGQANWKLDIYPLAPVVFAPVPYCYRCSLGHSEPSECSLSCVNYIEDIIKCEIGNNASAFIAEPMLANGGIIIPPKEYFKEVKKILDKYSILFIADEVQSGNGRSGKLWAIEHYNVIPDIMTTSKALANGIPISVVMYKEELDQFLTPGEHYSTFGGNALACVAAEVVLEELTHGLIKEVAEKGEYFIKRLNELKDKYDIIGDVRGMGLLIGIELVKNRLTKTPAKEEAFNFIQEAWKKKILVGIGGLEGNVIRIEPPLTIKKEHIDYAIEMFDSILKNIK; from the coding sequence ATGAATGAGGATATTAATGAAATTATTGAAGTATCGAATAAATATCTATCCAAAATGTATAAAAGATACTATCCATTTATTCCAGAAAGAGCTTTTGATGATATAATATATTCAATTGATGGAACAGCTTACATAGACTTATATGGTGGAATATCTATTGCAAATATTGGTTGGTCAAATCCAAAAGTTATTAAAGCTGTAGAAGAACAACTTAATAAATTCTTTCATATGCCCTCTGTCTATTATTTAAAACATACAGCTAGACTTGCTAAGAAATTAGCAGAACTCTCTCCAGGAAGATGTTTAACAAAATGTTTCTTTTTAAATAGTGGTTCTGAAGCTGTGGAAACTGCAATTGCAATATCAAAACGCGTAAAGAAAAAACCTTACATAATATCTTTACATAGATCTTTTCATGGTAAAACTTATTATGCAGTTAGTTTAACAGGACAAGCAAATTGGAAACTTGATATATATCCTCTTGCTCCTGTAGTTTTTGCTCCAGTTCCATATTGTTATAGATGTTCATTAGGTCATTCAGAACCTTCAGAATGCAGTTTATCATGTGTAAATTATATTGAAGATATTATAAAATGTGAAATTGGAAATAATGCCTCTGCTTTTATAGCAGAACCTATGTTAGCTAATGGAGGTATAATAATACCACCTAAGGAATATTTTAAAGAAGTTAAGAAAATTCTTGATAAATATTCAATATTATTCATTGCAGATGAAGTACAAAGTGGTAATGGAAGATCTGGTAAGTTATGGGCAATAGAGCATTATAATGTAATACCAGATATAATGACAACATCTAAAGCATTAGCTAATGGCATTCCTATATCAGTAGTCATGTATAAAGAAGAATTAGATCAATTTTTAACACCAGGAGAACATTATTCAACATTTGGTGGTAATGCTTTAGCATGTGTAGCTGCTGAAGTTGTTTTAGAAGAATTAACTCATGGCTTAATAAAAGAAGTTGCAGAAAAAGGAGAGTATTTTATAAAAAGACTTAATGAATTAAAAGATAAGTATGATATTATAGGAGATGTCAGAGGAATGGGATTACTTATAGGAATTGAACTTGTTAAAAATAGATTAACAAAAACACCAGCAAAAGAAGAAGCATTTAATTTTATTCAAGAAGCATGGAAGAAGAAAATACTTGTAGGTATAGGTGGACTTGAGGGTAATGTAATAAGAATAGAGCCTCCATTGACTATTAAGAAAGAACATATAGATTATGCTATTGAAATGTTTGATTCTATTTTAAAAAATATAAAATAA
- a CDS encoding helix-turn-helix domain-containing protein — MNSMNEEVIKLLEDFGLNKAEAKVYFALISGSGNAKELSKKSGVPYTKIHTILLSLEKKGIIKSSNDRPKIYYIKEGGLEEYKIKLHREIDDKYEKIRNILKEKERPSIWIIRNYEEILNKAHEMLLSSKNEVKIAIPEYFIFYEKITPILIMMKNRGIKVNILISDKISPKLLMDFATVKVGDIMFGGGIIVDNSEVLILVNAYNGIVALWTDNIGLVKMASAYFDFLWSRF, encoded by the coding sequence ATGAATAGTATGAATGAAGAAGTTATAAAATTACTTGAAGATTTTGGTTTAAATAAAGCAGAAGCAAAAGTATATTTCGCATTAATTAGTGGTAGTGGAAATGCTAAAGAATTGAGTAAGAAAAGTGGAGTACCATATACTAAGATTCATACAATTCTATTAAGTTTAGAAAAAAAGGGTATTATAAAATCATCAAATGATAGACCTAAAATTTATTATATAAAAGAAGGAGGATTGGAAGAATATAAAATAAAACTTCATAGAGAAATTGATGATAAATATGAAAAAATTAGAAATATATTAAAAGAAAAAGAGAGACCAAGTATATGGATTATAAGAAATTATGAAGAAATTTTAAATAAAGCTCATGAAATGTTATTAAGTTCAAAAAATGAAGTTAAAATTGCTATTCCTGAATACTTTATTTTTTATGAAAAAATAACTCCAATATTAATAATGATGAAAAATAGAGGAATTAAGGTAAATATTTTAATAAGTGATAAAATATCACCAAAATTATTAATGGATTTTGCTACAGTAAAAGTAGGAGATATAATGTTTGGAGGAGGAATAATAGTAGATAATAGTGAAGTATTAATTTTAGTAAATGCTTATAATGGAATTGTAGCCTTATGGACAGATAACATAGGATTGGTTAAAATGGCAAGTGCATATTTTGATTTTCTATGGTCAAGGTTTTAA
- a CDS encoding radical SAM protein: protein MQNIKTTKSLCPECLRVIDAEIYEDNGKVYIRKTCEIHGNFKDLYWSDYSLFEKANKYEYIGDGIKNPRTSIDKGCPYDCGICPSHKSHTVLAIIDVTNRCNLKCPICFANAAATGYVYEPTLEEIREMLKNLRSNQPIAPNSIQFSGGEPTVREDLPELITMAKELGFHHVEVNTNGIRIAKDPEYLKKLLNAGLSTLYLQFDGLTSEPYLAARGLDLLNIKLKVIENARKVGLDSIVLVPTIVKGINDNQIGNIIRFAAKNSDVIRGVNFQPVSITGRINKEKLEEMRITIPDVIKLAEEQTNGEIKVSDFYPTPVVLPISKAVGALKRRRYQEFTNHQHCGMATLIIPEGDRLVPITRYANIEKFMDSMKKVYDAASHGSSFKARMHLLSAIRHVKLSLIKDLILSVLIQGDYDSLGKFMRKVILIGCMHFMDPYNFDLERVKRCTIHYAVPEGKIIPFCTMNSIHRPILERKYSK, encoded by the coding sequence ATGCAGAATATAAAAACTACAAAAAGCCTATGTCCAGAATGCTTAAGAGTTATTGATGCTGAGATTTATGAAGATAATGGAAAAGTATATATAAGGAAAACTTGTGAAATTCATGGCAATTTTAAAGATTTATACTGGAGTGATTATTCTTTATTTGAAAAAGCTAATAAATATGAATATATTGGAGATGGAATTAAAAATCCAAGAACTTCTATAGATAAAGGATGTCCATATGATTGTGGAATTTGTCCTTCTCATAAATCTCATACAGTTTTAGCAATTATTGATGTTACTAATAGATGTAATCTTAAATGTCCAATATGTTTTGCAAATGCTGCTGCAACTGGATATGTTTATGAACCTACTTTAGAAGAAATAAGGGAAATGCTTAAAAATTTAAGAAGTAATCAACCAATTGCACCGAATTCTATTCAATTTTCAGGAGGAGAGCCTACAGTAAGAGAAGATCTTCCAGAATTAATAACTATGGCCAAAGAGCTGGGTTTTCACCATGTTGAAGTAAATACAAATGGCATTCGTATAGCTAAAGATCCAGAATATTTAAAGAAACTTCTAAATGCTGGATTAAGTACTTTATATCTTCAATTTGATGGTTTAACTTCTGAACCATATTTAGCAGCAAGGGGATTGGATTTATTAAATATAAAACTTAAAGTAATTGAAAATGCTAGAAAAGTAGGTTTGGATAGCATAGTTTTAGTTCCTACTATTGTTAAAGGTATTAATGATAATCAAATTGGAAATATAATAAGATTTGCTGCTAAGAATAGTGATGTAATTAGAGGTGTGAATTTCCAACCAGTTTCAATAACTGGTAGAATAAATAAAGAAAAACTTGAAGAAATGCGAATAACCATACCTGATGTAATAAAATTAGCTGAAGAACAAACTAATGGAGAAATAAAAGTAAGTGATTTTTATCCAACACCTGTAGTATTACCAATATCTAAAGCTGTTGGTGCTTTAAAAAGAAGGAGATATCAAGAATTTACAAATCATCAACACTGTGGAATGGCTACATTAATAATACCAGAAGGAGATAGGCTTGTTCCAATAACTCGATATGCAAATATTGAAAAATTCATGGATTCTATGAAAAAAGTATATGATGCTGCTTCACATGGATCAAGTTTTAAAGCTAGAATGCATTTATTAAGTGCTATAAGACATGTTAAGCTTTCATTAATTAAAGATCTTATTTTATCAGTTTTAATACAAGGAGATTATGATAGTTTAGGAAAATTTATGCGAAAAGTTATATTAATTGGATGTATGCATTTCATGGATCCTTATAATTTTGATTTAGAAAGAGTTAAAAGATGTACTATACATTATGCAGTACCAGAAGGAAAAATTATTCCATTTTGTACAATGAATTCTATTCATAGACCTATATTAGAACGGAAATATAGTAAATAA
- the carA gene encoding glutamine-hydrolyzing carbamoyl-phosphate synthase small subunit, with the protein MKKYVKAALALEDGTYIEGKLFGAERNAIGEIVFCTSMTGYVEALTDPSYKGQILMLTYPLIGNYGVCKEDFESDSVKVEGFVVRELCKEPSNFRSQMTVDELLKSYNIPGIEGVDTRMLTRKIRIFGSMKAAIGIDVDKEELIKIARNQPSITEIDLVDKVCVKEPKIIDVKGKYNVVLIDCGVKMSIIRQLIKRGINLIVVPYNFPAKKIMEMNPDGVFISNGPGDPARVRETIETIRNLIGKIPLAGICLGHQLIALAFGAKTFKLKFGHHGSNQPTKDLESGRVFISSQNHNFSVDEKTLPKGFEVTQINLNDYTIEGLRHNDMPIITVQYHPEAGPGPHDTYFFFDRFLDILREG; encoded by the coding sequence ATGAAAAAATATGTAAAAGCAGCACTTGCACTTGAGGATGGGACTTATATTGAAGGTAAACTCTTTGGTGCTGAAAGAAATGCTATTGGTGAAATAGTTTTTTGTACTAGTATGACTGGTTATGTTGAAGCTCTTACCGATCCAAGTTATAAAGGGCAAATATTAATGTTAACTTATCCATTAATAGGAAATTATGGTGTATGTAAAGAAGATTTTGAAAGTGATTCAGTTAAAGTTGAAGGTTTTGTAGTAAGAGAGCTTTGTAAAGAACCAAGTAATTTTAGAAGTCAAATGACAGTAGATGAACTTTTAAAATCTTATAATATTCCAGGAATAGAAGGCGTAGATACTAGAATGTTAACAAGAAAAATAAGAATTTTTGGATCGATGAAAGCTGCAATTGGTATAGATGTAGATAAAGAAGAATTAATAAAAATAGCAAGGAATCAACCTTCAATAACTGAAATAGATCTTGTAGATAAAGTATGTGTTAAAGAACCTAAGATCATTGATGTAAAGGGAAAATACAATGTTGTACTTATTGATTGTGGTGTAAAAATGAGTATAATAAGACAATTAATTAAAAGAGGAATAAATCTTATAGTAGTTCCATATAATTTTCCTGCTAAGAAGATAATGGAAATGAATCCTGATGGAGTGTTCATATCTAATGGTCCTGGCGATCCTGCAAGAGTGAGAGAAACTATAGAAACTATAAGAAACTTAATTGGAAAAATTCCACTTGCTGGAATTTGTTTAGGTCATCAATTAATTGCCCTTGCTTTTGGAGCTAAGACATTTAAATTAAAATTTGGTCATCATGGGAGTAATCAACCTACAAAGGATCTTGAATCTGGAAGAGTATTCATATCAAGTCAAAATCATAACTTTAGTGTTGATGAAAAAACTTTACCAAAAGGCTTTGAAGTCACTCAAATAAATTTAAATGATTATACTATTGAAGGATTAAGACATAATGATATGCCAATAATTACTGTACAATATCATCCAGAAGCAGGACCAGGTCCACACGATACTTACTTCTTTTTTGATAGATTTTTGGATATATTGAGGGAAGGATAA